Below is a genomic region from Granulibacter bethesdensis CGDNIH1.
CCTGCGCTGCTGCCGTAGCAAAGGCCGCCCGTTGTTGATCGTTTTCCGCCAAAGACAGCGCATCCATCCAGCGACCACCACGGATCGCCAGATTGACACGCTCGGTCCGCAGCCAGGCTGCACCGGGGTGGGCCAGTTCCGCCTTGCGCGCCAGTTCCGCGGCACTTGTCCAGTCCTCGCGCGTGATAGCCTCCCTCAGCAGGCCGCGATAGCCGAGGAAAGAGGCATCTTCAGTCCGGGTCAGCGCATGGAAGGCCTGCGTGGCCTCACTCTCCCGGCCGGAGAGACGCGCCGCCTCGGCCATCAACAGCAGAGTTTGAGCGGTATCGCCGAGACAGGCACGAGCCTTGCCTGCCTCGCGCCATGCTCCGCCCGCATCCCCCGCCGCCAGCGAGACCAGCGCACGGGAAACGGCATAATCCCCGGCCTGCCGCGTCCGCGCCTGCCGCCAGCGGCGGATTGTGCGGGGGAGGCCCAGAATGGCGCCGACAGCCCGCAGCAACAGATGCACGGCCAGAACCAGAATGACGACCGCAACGATGGCCGCTGGCACCGACATGTCGATGGTCAGATCATCCCCGACCGTCATGCCGACATGGCCGGGCAGTCCGGCGACATACCACGCGGCGGCAACGACCACCGCTGCGGGGAGAACAATTTTGATGATACGGCGCATCAGGCGTGTGCCGCCATATCGGACAGCGCAGCCTGCGCATCCAGCAGAGCCTGTGCCTGCGCTTTCCAGCCACTGACAGCCTGCACCGCCGGCCCCGTCAGCGCATCCAGTGTCCTGACGGCCCCGGCAAGATCACCCGCATCCAATGCTTTTCTGGCCCGGGCAATGACACCAGCCGCAGGATCACCCACCAGAACCTGATCCCCCCGCCGGACGGTGACCAGCGTTTCGGCTTTTTGTTTTACAGTTTCCCAGAAGGAAGCATGACTCACATCCGGGCGGGATGCTTCCAGAGCACGCTGTGCCACAGTCTCGAAAGACAAGGTCAGCGCCGCCAAGGTCGGAGGGGCCTCCTGCGCAAAGCGGGTCAAGGCAGGCGGCGCATTTGGAATATCACCCAGCTTCTCGCCCCGGCCAAGAGCAGAGGAGGCAGCCTGAAGACGGGCCAGCCTGCCCGCCCGATCGGCCAGCGCCGTTACTTTTCCGGCCTCCCCGGCGATTTCGTTCAGGCGTTCACGCGCCTGTTGCAGCGCCTGCACCGCCCCTTGCTGCTCTGCATCCAGTTTCGTGAGGCGAGATTCCAGTACGTGAAGCGCGGCCTGCATCCGATCGCGTTCAGAATCGGAAAGATCCCTGAATCGCTTTTGCTCTGCCGTGATGTCATCCACGCGCTTCGTCAACGCATCAACCGCAGTCACGGTCGCTTCATCGCGGGCGGCAGGGCGGTGTTCAAGCGTGTCGAGACGCGCTGTATGAGCACGTACAAAGCCCGCAAGTGATTGCATCTGCCGGTGAAGCGTGGTGCCAAGATCCTCGATCTGTTCCTCCATCTTCTTGATGGCAGGCCGTTCGGTGTCATGGCGGCTGGTGACGTTTTCCTCCAGCGCCTCCAATCGTGCCAGCAGCACGGGATCGGTCGGCTGCGATTGTACGCCCAGATACAACGATACTCCCCCAAGAACGAGCGCACCCACCGCCAGGACCAGCGCAGCACGGGGAAGAGTTTCCTGCCGGTTCGTGCTGTCCGGTTTCTGCGTGGATGAAGGCTGAGGGGAAGAAGAGGGAATTGCCCCGCTCATCTCGTCCGCATGGCCATCAATCTGCGGCCCGGTCTTGTCTGACTCATTCATCGCAGGAGGGCCAGAAGATCGTCCTGAGTAGGCTGCGCTGCGACACGTATATCCCTCCAGGTTAAAGCAGTGATGGCCTCCACGACCGCGGGGGAGATGACACAGGCCACCAGCCCCGACGCCGCATCGGCCAATCCGGCCCTGTCCAGAAGACGCACGAAACTCCGTGCCGTTTCCGGTGAAAAGAACAGGACCGCCTTCAATCCGGCCACCCCCGCAGAGGGGGCAGCCCCTTCCATCAGAATGCGCAGAGCCTGCTCCGCCTGTTCGGGCAGAGCCTGCACCGGGCGGGCGCAGTATACGAAACGATGCAGAACGGTGAACCCGCTCTGGCTCAATCCTTGATACAAAAACGCGCCCTGTTCCTCTCCCGAGGCAAGCAGCAGCGGCTTTCCAGCCGGGTCAAGCCGGGCACGAACAAGCATCAGCAGACGGTCTGCATCTTTTCCGGCACTGGTCACATCCTGATGACCTGCCGCCTGCGCCGCCCTTGCTGTGGCATCCCCTACTGCGAACAGAGGCAAAGAACGCAGCGGATCAAGCGCGGGAATCGCATTGGCGCTGGTCACCAGCACCGCCTGCAAATCAGGCAGTGCCTCCTCCACCAGCGCATCGGCGCGGATTTCAACCTCCAGCGCAGGGGCCAGCACCGGCGTAAAACCGAGTGCGTCCAGCCGTCGCGCCGTCGCCGAAGCACCCGGCTCGGGCCGGGTAACCAGGATGGCGGGCCGTTCAATGCGGGACGAGATCGGAAGGCTCATACCCCGCTTTGCCCCCTGTTAATCGAGGAAAATATCGGGCGGGCTGTCGGCACGCAGGCTGCGCCCGAGTTCGGCGCCCAGCGCCTCCGCTTCCGAAACCGCACCCTGCAACGTCCGGCGCAGCAGAAAGCTGCCATCCTCAGCGGCGACCAGACCGGTCAGATGCAGCACACCCCCCGACAATATCCGCGCATGTCCGCCGATCGGCGTACGGCAGGACCCATCCAGCAGATTGAGCAACGCGCGTTCCGCGGTGGAGACCGCCTTGGCTTCCCGATCCTCGATCCCGGCCAGCAGGTCGCGCAGAGCGTAATCGTCTTCCCGCACCGTGACGCCGACAATGCCCTGACAGGCGGCAGGCACCATGATTTCGGTATCCAGCACCACGCTTGCCGCCTGCTCCATATCCAGCCGCCGCAGCCCGGCCAGAGCGAGAAGGCTGGCATCGCATTCCCCCCGCGCCAGCTTGGCAAGGCGGGTCTGGACATTGCCACGGATCGTTGCAAAACGAAGATCAGGGCGGGCATGGGCCAGCTGGGCCTGTCTCCGTACCGATGAGGTGCCGACCAGCGCGCCCTGTTGCAGCACGCTGAACGGATCTCCCGGCGGGGGCGGGGTGAAGCCGGGGGGAAGGATAATCGCATCCCGCGCGTCTTCGCGCTTGAGGGTGCAGGCCAGTACGATGCCGGGGGGAAGCTGGGTTTCCAGATCCTTCAGGCTGTGAACCGCGAAGTCGATCCGCCGGTCAGCCAGCGCTTCGTGAATTTCCTTGGCAAACAGACCTTTGCCGCCAATCTCCGCCAGACGCCGGTCCTGCACACGATCGCCGGTGGTGTTGATCTGATGTTCCTCGAACACCTCCATATCCCGCAGGATCGGGCAGAAGCTGCGCAGCCGGGCGAGAAAGGCACGGGTTTGCACCAGGGCAAGAGGAGAAGCGCGTGTGCCGACCCGTAAAGGCAGGCCATGCATCCCCACATGGGAGGATGGCGGCGTAGAAGAGGGCGTTGTGGGGCCAGAGGGATGACCAGAGGGGGGGTGGGCGGGTTGCATGCATGTGTCCTAAAACCCGTACAGAGGAAAGGAAAGAGTACAGATGACCCCCAATCTGCCGGAAACGCATGAAGCAGTGGATTTTCCGGCTTCCGAAAACCTTTTTCCGGGTCCGGTCCTGGGTATCGAGACCTCCTGCGATGAAACCGCCGCTGCCGTCCTGGACGGATCTGGCCGTATTCTGGCGGAAATCGTGTTGAGCCAGTACGACGATCATGCCCGCTTCGGCGGGGTGGTGCCGGAAATCGCCGCCCGTGCCCATCTGGCCTATCTGCCCGGCATGGTGACAGAGGTAATGGACAAAGCCGGACTCCGTTTTCAGGATCTGGCCGCGATTGCCGCAACCTCCGGTCCGGGGCTGATCGGTGGATTGCTGGTGGGGGCGGGGTTGGGCAAAGGTCTGGCTCTGGCGGCAAAACGACCCTTTATCGCCATCAATCATCTGGAAGCTCATGCTCTGGCCGCGCTGCTGCCGGCATTGGGTGGGGTGGCGGAAATAACCTCCGGTGAGCATTTCCCTTTCCTGCTGATGCTGCTGTCCGGCGGTCATTGCCAGTGCATTCTGGTCGAGGGGGTCGGACGTTACCGGCGGCTCGGCGGCACGATCGACGATGCGGTCGGGGAGGCCTTCGACAAGGTCGGCAAGCTGCTGGGGCTGGGCTGGCCCGGCGGTCCGGCGCTGGAGCGGCTGGCCTTGCAGGGCAATCCACACGCCCTTGCTTTTCCCCGCCCCATGAAGGGCAGGGTGGGGTGCGATTTCAGTTTTTCGGGACTGAAGACGGCGGTGGCCCAGTATGTTGCCCGGTTTCCGGACGGGCCGCTGCCTTTATCCGATGCTGCCGACATAGCCGCCAGTTTTCAGGCCGCCGTTGCCGATGTCATGGCCGACCGCGCCACCGCCGCCCTTGCTATGGCGGATGAGATCGCGCCCGCGAAAATGCTCGTCGTCTCCGGCGGGGTCGCGGCCAATGCAGCGATCCGGGCGGCGCTTTCCACCGCCGCCGAGCATCGTGGCATTGCCATGCTCGCCCCACCACCCCGGCTGTGCACCGATAATGCCGTTATGGTGGCCTGGGCCGGGCTGCATCGTCTGAAATATGGCGCGGTCTCCGGTCTGGATCATGCCCCCCTGCCACGCTGGCCGCTGGATGCGCCGGATATGGCGCTGCCGGAATCGACCACGCCATGAATTATCGCCATGCTTTCCACGCTGGAAACTTCGCCGATTGCCATAAGCATGCCCTGATGGTCGCATTGCTGACTGCTCTGCGACAAAAAGAGGCTCCGTTCTTCGTGCTCGATACCCATGCGGGCACCGGCGAGACCCTGCTGACGGACGGACCAGCCGCCCGGACCGGCGAATGGAGGGAGGGAATCGGTCTGCTGCTGGATGATCCGGCTCCGGTGCTGGCGTCTTATCTGGCACTGGTCACATCATTGGGCATGGAGCGGAGCCTCTATCCCGGTTCTCCCCTGATTGCCCGCGCCATGCTGCGTCCTCAGGACCGTATGGCGGTGTGTGAACTCCATCCCGAAGATTGCGCCAGCCTCGCCGAGCGGTTCAGAGGAGACCCCTATTGCGCCATCCATCGCCGTGACGGGTGGAAAGCGCTGGAAACCATGTTGCCTCCGAAAACCGCTTCCTCCGGCGGTGTCCTGCCCAGACGCGGCCTGACCCTGATCGATCCGCCTTTCGAGCAACCGGATGAACACCGCCGCCTGGCCGATGCCATGCTGAGGGCGCAACAACGCTTTCCTACCGGCATGGTCGCCGGGTGGTATCCGATCAAGGGCGGTGCTCCGGCCCGGTTGCTGCGGCATCAGTTGCAGGATGCCGGGCTGAAACGGGTGCTGATCGCCGAATTATTCCTTCACCCGCCCACGGATACGACACGTCTTAACGGAAGTGGCATGGCCATCCTCAACCCACCCTGGCAATTTGGCGATGACGCCCGCGCGATCATGCAGGCTCTGAAAACCGGATTGAAGGCGTGTGAGATCCGCGTGGATGAATTCGGAACTGATTGTGCGCCTTCTGCCCCGGGGGCCATGGAACATAAAACACAATGACGGATGCCGGTTTGAACGATGTTCTGGTTGTCGGTGCCGGTGCGTGGGGCACCGCCCTGGCCATTCAGGCAGCAAGGGCGGGGCGGCGCGTGCGGCTGTGGGCACGCAGCGAGGAGACAGCCATCCGTTTGCAGAAAACCCGCCACAATCCCCGGCTGCCCGGTATCGTGATACACGACACGGTAACAGTCACTCACCAGCTGGATCAAGCCGCCTTCGCCCTGCTGGCTGTGCCGATGCAGCATATGCGGGCGGTCGCACAAAACCTGCCGCCCATGCGACTGATCACCTGCTGCAAGGGGGTGGAGAGTAAGACCGGACTGTTTCCGCTGGAAATTCTGGCAACCCTGTTTCCCGCTCTGCCCCATGCCGTGCTCAGTGGCCCGAATTTCGCGCATGAAGTCGCTGCCGGGCTGCCGGCGGCTTCCGTCATCGCCAGCACGGATGCCGGATTGAGAAGCGATCTTATCCATGCTCTCGGCAGTGCCGGATTCCGACTATACGGCAATGCCGATCCTGTCGGTGCGCAGGTGGGCGGCGCAGCCAAAAACGTCATCGCCATCGCCGCAGGGGCCACGATCGGTGCAGGCTTGGGGGAAAATGCCCGTGCCGCGCTGGTGACCCGCGGCATTGCCGAATTGTCGCGTCTGGCTGTCATGCTGGGGGGGCAGGCCGCAACAGTGGCCGGTTTATCGGGGCTGGGCGATCTGCTGCTGACCTGTACCGGAAAAGCCAGCCGCAATTTCCGCCTCGGCTTCGCGCTTGGACAAGGGATGGCGCTGGATCAGGCGCTGGCCACCAGTGAAGGGGTGGTGGAAGGCGTCATGACTGCCCCCGCCTTGCTGCAGCGGGCCGGGCCGGATGCCGATTTGCCAGTCATTTCCGCTGTTGCCGCGATGGTCTCCGGCCAAGCCGATTTTCAGGAAGCCATGAGCGCATTGCTGTCCCGTCCGGTCAGAGACGAATAAAGCGCTGTGCTTTACCTGACAGGCGGCACCAGCACCTTGGCCGGGTAACGGCACCATTCTGCCCCCACACATCGCCAGCATTCCGGACGGCGCGCCTTGCAGACATAGCGTCCATGCAAGATCAGCCAGTGATGCGCCATGCCCAGCCTGTCCGCCGGGATACGCGCCACCAGTGCATCCTCGACCATGCGCGTGGTCTTGCCGGGCGCAATGCCAGTACGGTTACCCAGCCGAAACACATGCGTATCCACCGCCATGGTCGGCTGATCGAACGCCACGCTCAGCACAACATTCGCGGTCTTGCGGCCAACACCCGGCAGAGATTCCAGAGCCTCCCGATCGGCAGGAACCTCCCCGCCGAAACGATCCAGCAATTGCTGCGACAAGGCCGCGACATTCCGCGCTTTTGCCTGCCATAGCCCGATGGAACGGATATGACGGGCAATCCCTTCCTCCCCCAGCGCCACCATCGAAGCAGGATCGGGGGCCTGTTCAAACAGGCTCCGTGTGGCCTTGTTCACCGCCACATCCGTGGTCTGGGCCGACAACACGACCGCAACCAGCAACGTGAAATTGGAGGTGTAGATCAGCTCACTTTTCGGATCTGGATTGGCTTTGGCAAGCGCATCCAGAAAACCGATTACCTGCGCCCTGGTCATACGCGGGCTGGCAGAAACAGGATCGGCAGCAGAAAGAGAAGAAGAGGTGGACATGGAAAGGAAACACCACGCGTGACCCGATCATGGCAAGAGGCAGGCAAATGTAGTGGCGTTTCAGGACGAAAGCAGGAATGATACGCGCCTTATGTGGCGATTGACGGAAAAAAACTCCGACGGGTTTCCGGTCACGGAAGCCATCATTATCCCGCATCGCAGCCTGTCCCGCCGCGGGCTGGCGCTGGTGTGTGGGGGGCTGTGCCTGTTATCCGGGCTGGGTGTCCTCTTTTCCCTGATGATTCATGCCTGGCCCGTGGCCGGATTTGCCGGGCTGGAAGCCCCGCTGGCCATCGCTGCTTTGCTATGGAATGCCAGAGCTGTCCGCCAAACCGAGATCGTCACCCTGAGCGGAACTGGTCCCGGCATTGCCCATATCGATGCAAGGGGACGCAGCCGCCATATGAAAATAAGGCCGGGATGGCTGCGTTTGCGGCTGGAGGAATGTCCGGGGCGCGTGCCGCAACTGATCCTGTCATCCCGTGATGGTGAATTCGAACTGGCACGTTCACTGGGGGAGGACGAAAAACGCGCCCTGGCGGAAACTCTCCAGGACGCGTTGTACAGGGTTCAGAACCCGGTTTTCGATAATCCCCAGCTTGTTACTGCAGATTAACCGGTAAACATACTGCGGAAAGCCCAGAACAGACCGCCCGCCAGAAGGATCGAGGCAGGCAGGGTCAGCACCCAAGCCATGAGCAGACTGCGCACTGTTTTCGCCTGCAGGCCGGATCCGTTTGCTGCCATCGTACCCGCCACACCGGATGTCAGCACATGGGTGGTGCTGACCGGCAGGTGATACATATCGGCTGCCTGAATCAGGCCCATTGCCACGCTTTCAGCAACCGCACCCTGCGCATAAGTCAGATGCTCCTTGCCGATGCGCTCCCCGACCGTCACCACGATGCGACGCCAGCCGACCATGGTGCCAAGCCCGAGCGCAAGAGCCACACAGACCTTGACCCAGAGGGGAATGAACTGGGTAGCGTTGTTCGCCTGAGCCGTGAAACTCTCGAAAACCGATTTCTGCTGCGGCGTCAGAGTGGCGGTTTTTTCCACGAACGGCAGGGCATGGCTGATCAGGTAGAAATCATTACGGATATTGCCTGCCTGATCATGCGGCACATCGCGCAGTGCAACCCGGCTTTCCAGCTTTGCATTCACATCTTTGATCAAGGCGGCCAGCGCGGATGCCGTATCAGACAGGGCTTTCTTTTTCTGTATCGCAGCCGTCACCCTGTTGCGGGCCGCATCCAGTGACACGGCAGGAGCATGTCTGGCAGCAGACAGGTCATCAAGTATCTGGACCGTCTGCAGGGACGAATGGTGCAGCGCGATCAGTTTCTGACCATCAACGGTATGGTTCAGCGCATAAGCCGTGGGAACCGTGCCGATCAGGATCAGCATGATCAGGCCCATACCTTTCTGACCATCATTGGAGCCATGGCTGAAGCTGACGCCGGTGCAGGTCAGAACCAGCAGAGCACGGATCGGCCAGGGTGGCGGCTGTTTTCCTTCCGGTGCCTTGTACAAGGTCGGGATTTTCACCAGCCCGCGCAGCAGCAGCATCCCCAGACCAGCCAGCAAAAATCCGGCAACAGGACTGAACAGCAGGGAACGCAGGACATTCAGAGCCTGTGCCCAGTCCACGCCGCTGGTGCCATTCGGACCGGCCATCAGCTGATTCATCAGACCGACCCCGATAATGGAGCCAATCAGAGTATGAGAGGAAGAATTGGGAATACCGACATACCAGGTAGCCAGATTCCACAAAATCGCTGCCACCAGCAGCGCAAATACCATCGCAAATCCGGCATCGCTGCCAACCTGAAGGATGAGTTCAACCGGCAGCAAAGAGACGACTGTGAAGGCGACACCACCCGAGGAAGCCAGAACACCCAGGAAGTTCCATATGCCCGACCAGACCACAGCGAAATGGGCGGGCAGGGAATTGGTATAGATCACTGTCGCCACAGCATTGGCGGTATCGTGAAAACCGTTGACGAATTCAAAGCCAAGCGCAATCGCCAGAGCAATCCCGAGCAGAACAAAGGGCAGAGCAGTGGGATAACTGACACCCTCAAGATCATTCGACAGATGAAAAGCGGCATATACGACACCAATAACCAGCAGCAGGCTGACGATAATCCCGGTCAGCTGCCCGGCTTTGCTTGTTGTCGGCATAACCATGTCTGTACCATTCTGGGTTGGGTTCCACCCGGACATCATGCTTTCGCTTTCACATCGATATGCTGCAACGGAAAAGCATATCCATCGAAGATATTGTAAGATTGTTTAGTGACACATTGCGATGGATCAAAAAGCACCGGAGATTTTTGACTCTGGAAAAGACAGGCTTTTTTCAGGTCCGTTATTCTGTCTTTTGAAGACAAAAATGACCTTCCACCCGATCAGAAAGGTCTTACGATCACCATCGTTACGATGATCAGCATCAGAAGAGTCGGAACTTCATTGGCAATTCTGTAAAATCTGTGCGTCCGTGTGTTGCGGTCTTCCAGAAAATCACGCCGCCATTTCGACATCGCGCCATGAAAACCGCTCATCAGCAGCACACAAAGCAGTTTGACATGCCACCAGCCGCGGCTCCAGTCGATAACACCGGGCGTCAGCACAAGAAGAATTCCAAATAACCATGTCGCCATCATCGCCGGATTGATGATCTGCTTCAGCAAACGACGCTCCATGATCTTGAAACGTTCGCTTTCCTCGCTCCCGCGCTTTAATCCGCAATGATAGACATACAGTCGGGGCAGATAAAACAAACCAGCCATCCAGGCGATCATGCTGGCGATATGGGCCGTTTTGATCCACAGATAAAAAGGGGTCAGAAATGAAACGGTCATGCTGTCACCGTGCTATCCACCTGCATCCGTTGCCGGAATAACACCGGCAGTTCGGACAAGGCCCTGAACACTGTAGCGCCTTCCGCTTTCAGGGCTGCACCATCGCCATACGGTGCGAAACCCAGAACCTCCATACCGGCAGCATGCGCACCGCGTGAGCCAGGGATACTGTCTTCCACCACAACACATGCCTCAGCTGGAATGCCCGCATCGGCCGCCGCAGCCAGAAATACATCCGGGGCAGGTTTCGGTTTGAGGGAACCTCCCGGCCCGCCGCTGAAAGTCCGGCCTTCTGTCAGATAGCTAAGACCGGTCCGAGCAAATTTGACGGCCATTTCTGCCTGGGAACTGTTGGAGGCAACCCGCCATTCCAGACCCAGCGCCGCCATCCCCTCCAGAACCTCTTTTGCCCCCGGCACAGGGACGGATTCCGTTTCCAGTGCTTTCAGCAACGCGCTTGCCAAGGCCGGGCGCCAGCCGGGCGACACCGGACGGCCCAGCATTTTTTCGATCAGGGGCACCATATCAATCAACGACATGCCCAGAAAAATACGGTGTGCCTCATCAGGCGTCATCGGCAACCCTTCTTCGGTCAGGCTGGCTGCCACAACACGGGAAGCAATGGTTTCGCTGTCGATCAGCACGCCATCACAATCGAAGATCACCATGCGCAGAGGTACTGTTCTCATGCAGCATCTTCCTGTTCACCATGGGGGCAATCACGATGAATACGCGGGCAGACACGGCCCCCTGCAAAACTGCACAAACCAGGTCCATGCTCTCTCACCCGCCTTACCAGCCCGGCCAGAGAGTCGATAAATTCCGGATCGGAATTCTGCGTAGGCACCCGGAAATAACCCTTGATGTTTTTTCCGTGTGCCAATTCCGCATACTCGACATCGAGTTCAACCAGCGTTTCCGAATGTTCGCTGACGAAGGCAATCGGCACTACCAGCACCGCAACCCCATCCTCTACCGCCCGATCAATCGCTTCTTCCGTCGAGGGGCCCAGCCAGACCTGCGGCGTGGCGCGGGACTGATAGCAGATCTGATGATCAAGACCGGGTATATTCATAGCCCGCAGAACGGCTGCCGTGCTCCGCTCCACCTGAAACTGATAAGGATCGCCTTTTTTGACGATGACCTCCGGCAGACCATGCGCCGAGAATAACAGCCGTAAAGGCACGTCATCCGGCAGGGTGTTGCGGGCTTCATCATACGCTTTCCGCACCAAAGCCGCTGTTGCGGAAGCAAAATCACGATCACTGTGATAGCAGCACAGGGAAAAGGTCTGCTTTGCCAACCCTGCTGCAGCGGCGGCTTCCCGCCAGTCTGTCAGCGAACTGCCCGTCGTCGTTGTGGAATATTGCGGATAGAGCGGCAGCAGGATAATTTCGTCCGGGTCCCAGTCTTTCACTTCCCGCACTGTTTCATGGGCAAACGGGTGCCAGTATCGCATGGCAATGAAACAGCGGGCCTCGAATTCCGGTAAAGCCTGTTCCAGCGTGCGTGCCTGTTCCTGTGTCAGCTCCAGCAGCGGAGATTTGCCGCCTAGCAGCGCATAATTCTCGCTGGCCGGTTTGACACGCGCTTTCGCGATAATTCTCGCCAGAATGGGGCGGACGAAAAACGGGACCCTCAGAATGGCGGGATCTTTGAATAAATTCAGCAGAAAGGGCCGGATGGCGGCCGGGCTGTCCGGGCCGCCAAGGTTGAACAGCACCACCGCAAGCTTGCGCCGCTTGCCCGATCCAACAGGCGGAAGAGAGTCATCATGCGGGGAGGGCGGGGTACAGGAAACATTGCTGATCATTGGCATGGCTTCGCAAGTGTTGTCCCGTACCCGACCGGTAAGTCAATCAGGCAAGTTGAGCGGAGTGAAAATCAGGCCGCATTGCGCCAGCGCGGACGATGACGGCGCGCCTGCGGCTGCTTGCGCGGTTCTTCAGCCGGAAGATCACTTTCGACACCACCGGCAACCGACATTTTCACGCGGGTGAGCTTCTCGATAGCTTTCAGGAACGGACGCTCGCTGCCGTCACAGAAGGAAATCGCGATCCCTCTCTGTCCAGCCCGCGCCGTGCGGCCGATACGATGGACATAGCTTTCCGGCTCGTTCGGCAGTTCGAAATTGACGACATGCGACACACCGGCAACGTCGATCCCACGCGCGGCGATATCGGTGGCCACCAGAACCCGGGCCTCTCCGCTACGAAAACGCTCCAGAGCGCGCTGACGAGCATTTTGGCTTTTGTTGCCATGAATGGCATCGGCCGGAATACCGGATTCTTCCAGATGTTCAGCGACGCGATTGGCACCATGCTTGGTACGGGTAAACACGATGACCTTTTCCAACGCCCGATCCGCCAGCAGACGGGTCAACAGCACGCGCTTGCCGGTGCTTTCGATAAAATGAACATGCTGGGCAATCCGGTCGGGAGTCGGCTCCTCCACCGCGATCCGCACGCGCGCGGGATTACGCAGCAGCCCTTCTGCCAGACGTCCGATTTCACCGGGCATGGTGGCTGAGAACAACAGGGATTGCCGCTTTTCCGGCAGGGAGGCCAGAACCTTGCGGATGTCGCGCATAAAGCCGAGATCAAGCATCCGGTCCGCTTCATCCAGAACGAAATGCGACACCTGATCCAGCAGCAGTTCATTGGTGCTCATCAGATCACAGATACGGCCCGGCGTGCCGATCACGATATCGGCACCGCGCTGCATGCGCTGCACCTGCGGCTTGCGGCCAACGCCACCCAGAATCAGAACACGGCGAATCGGCAGCTCACCACCCAGCATGCGCAGATTATCGTCAATCTGCACGGCCAGTTCACGGGTCGGGGCCAGAATCAGAGCGCGGGTTGAAAAGGCCCGCGGACGCTCCCGTTTCTGCATCAGGTGCTGCAATAAAGGCAGGGAAAAAGCCGCCGTCTTGCCGGTTCCAGTCTGGGCGATCCCCAGCAGGTCACGTCCTTCCAGCAAAGGAGGAATGGCACCGGCCTGAATCGGGGTCGGCTTGTGGAAACTGGCCGCCTGAAGCGCCTGAAGAATAGGCTCGGCCAGTCCAAAACTATCAAATGTCACGTCTGTCACAGTCGTCTCCAGCCGGCATATGCATGCCGGATCGGTCACGATCCACGCGCGATGCTGGAACGGGACAGGTCATCTATGGATCGTTCAGGAAACGCCAACCCTTGCAGGACCTTGCCTGCAGGCAGGTCGGCTCGACAGGTCTGACTTATCGCGCGCAGCGAACGATGCGGGCTTCATGCGCCGGAGAAGGGCCTGAAAGCAAGTCTCTTGAGAAAGTGGCTGTTGCCCGGATTCGTCAGGGCTTGGCATCCGGCAGCACCAGTCTGGCAGCCATCGTGGCCAATTTTACCAAGGGCGAATCGCCGGGCAGGGCAGCAGGTAAAGCGCTGAGCGGAGATGGAAGCGGGGTAGATGTCACATCTGGCCGGGTTTCCGCGGGCTGTGTCGAATCAGTCGCGGGTTTTTCCGCGGATGGGGTCGCAACAGCAGGTTTACCATCTGTTTTGCCGTCCGGCAGGGGAACCG
It encodes:
- a CDS encoding DEAD/DEAH box helicase gives rise to the protein MTDVTFDSFGLAEPILQALQAASFHKPTPIQAGAIPPLLEGRDLLGIAQTGTGKTAAFSLPLLQHLMQKRERPRAFSTRALILAPTRELAVQIDDNLRMLGGELPIRRVLILGGVGRKPQVQRMQRGADIVIGTPGRICDLMSTNELLLDQVSHFVLDEADRMLDLGFMRDIRKVLASLPEKRQSLLFSATMPGEIGRLAEGLLRNPARVRIAVEEPTPDRIAQHVHFIESTGKRVLLTRLLADRALEKVIVFTRTKHGANRVAEHLEESGIPADAIHGNKSQNARQRALERFRSGEARVLVATDIAARGIDVAGVSHVVNFELPNEPESYVHRIGRTARAGQRGIAISFCDGSERPFLKAIEKLTRVKMSVAGGVESDLPAEEPRKQPQARRHRPRWRNAA
- a CDS encoding HAD family hydrolase codes for the protein MRTVPLRMVIFDCDGVLIDSETIASRVVAASLTEEGLPMTPDEAHRIFLGMSLIDMVPLIEKMLGRPVSPGWRPALASALLKALETESVPVPGAKEVLEGMAALGLEWRVASNSSQAEMAVKFARTGLSYLTEGRTFSGGPGGSLKPKPAPDVFLAAAADAGIPAEACVVVEDSIPGSRGAHAAGMEVLGFAPYGDGAALKAEGATVFRALSELPVLFRQRMQVDSTVTA
- the hemH gene encoding ferrochelatase yields the protein MPMISNVSCTPPSPHDDSLPPVGSGKRRKLAVVLFNLGGPDSPAAIRPFLLNLFKDPAILRVPFFVRPILARIIAKARVKPASENYALLGGKSPLLELTQEQARTLEQALPEFEARCFIAMRYWHPFAHETVREVKDWDPDEIILLPLYPQYSTTTTGSSLTDWREAAAAAGLAKQTFSLCCYHSDRDFASATAALVRKAYDEARNTLPDDVPLRLLFSAHGLPEVIVKKGDPYQFQVERSTAAVLRAMNIPGLDHQICYQSRATPQVWLGPSTEEAIDRAVEDGVAVLVVPIAFVSEHSETLVELDVEYAELAHGKNIKGYFRVPTQNSDPEFIDSLAGLVRRVREHGPGLCSFAGGRVCPRIHRDCPHGEQEDAA